In a genomic window of Helianthus annuus cultivar XRQ/B chromosome 10, HanXRQr2.0-SUNRISE, whole genome shotgun sequence:
- the LOC110885219 gene encoding peroxidase N1, with translation MEISSLSKTVALLVLLLATLTTLSLGQGNRGSGSGTRLGYYRSSCPRAESIVQSAVRPAVQANPTIAPGLLRMFFHDCFVNGCDASILIDGPTTEKSAGPNSLLRGFEVIDAAKSQLETACPGVVSCADIVALAARDSVVLTGGRSWQVRLGRRDGLVSQASDTANLPAFNDPISVQIRKFADKGLNTQDLVTLVGGHTIGTAACALFSYRLYNFNNTNGPDPDINPAFLPQLRALCPNGGDALRRVALDTGSDNSFGNSFYENLRNGRGVIESDAKLWSDRRTQRFVQRYLGGRGQIGSRFNAEFGRAMVKMGNIEVKTGTQGEIRRVCTATN, from the exons ATGGAGATTTCCTCCTTAAGCAAAACGGTTGCTTTGTTGGTTCTTCTGTTAGCCACTCTCACAACCTTGTCACTAGGTCAAGGCAACCGCGGTAGTGGCAGCGGCACCCGTCTTGGTTATTACAGGTCGTCCTGCCCTAGGGCCGAATCCATAGTTCAGTCTGCGGTTCGGCCTGCTGTCCAAGCCAACCCAACAATCGCACCTGGTTTACTAAGGATGTTCTTCCATGACTGCTTTGTCAATGGTTGTGATGCATCTATACTAATTGATGGACCCACAACTGAGAAGTCAGCAGGCCCAAACTCTCTCTTGAGAGGCTTTGAAGTTATTGATGCTGCAAAGTCCCAGCTCGAAACAGCCTGCCCAGGAGTGGTCTCATGTGCTGATATCGTTGCTCTTGCTGCACGTGATTCTGTGGTCTTG ACCGGTGGACGTAGTTGGCAGGTACGATTAGGACGTAGAGATGGATTGGTTTCACAAGCATCGGATACCGCAAACTTGCCTGCCTTTAATGACCCTATTAGTGTCCAAATCCGAAAGTTTGCTGATAAAGGCCTCAACACCCAAGATCTTGTTACTCTTGTCG GTGGACACACTATTGGAACAGCAGCATGTGCATTATTCAGCTACAGGTTATACAACTTCAACAATACCAATGGACCCGACCCAGATATAAACCCAGCATTCCTACCACAGCTCCGAGCACTTTGCCCCAATGGTGGCGATGCATTAAGACGTGTGGCGCTTGATACAGGTAGCGATAATAGTTTCGGCAATTCATTCTATGAAAACTTGAGGAATGGAAGGGGAGTTATTGAATCCGATGCAAAGCTATGGAGTGACCGCAGGACTCAGAGGTTTGTACAAAGGTATTTGGGGGGAAGGGGGCAAATTGGATCGAGATTTAACGCAGAGTTTGGAAGAGCAATGGTGAAGATGGGTAATATTGAGGTGAAAACAGGGACACAAGGTGAAATTCGTAGAGTGTGTACTGCAACCAATTGA